The genomic stretch GTGTACCGGGCCTGAAAAGCTGGGCCAATGTCGCGGGTGTTCGTGCATCGTGAATGATGGAAGCTGTGGCCCCGCAGAACTGTGCCACGCGCTCCGAGCAGGCAGTCCTGCAGCAGATTGATCTCAACGTAGCCAAAGCGCACCAGCTTTTCGGTCATCTCCGTTTCGAGAGGAAGCACGCCGGCCATCGTATGCACCTGCCCGTCGGACGTGCGCAGCCGCTCGCCCAGATACATCATTCCGCCGCACTCCGCATATACAGGACGGCCCGAAACAGCGAACTTTCGAATTTCCTCTAGGAGAGCCGCGTTCGAACTCAGTTGCTCTGCGTGGAGCTCAGGGTAGCCGCCGCCAAGATAAAGCGCGTCCAACGCTGGCGGCAGGTGTGCATCCTGCAACGGGCTGAACTCGAAAAGTCTCGCGCCTGCACGTTCCAGCAGATTCAGGTTGTCCTGGTAGTAAAAGCAGAACGCGGCATCGCGAGCCACTCCGATGGTTATATTGCTGGCTGCACTGCGTGCTGCATTCGCCGTACTCACAGAAACCTTGTGTGCTTCCAACTGAAATTCGGGCCCCAACAGGAGATCGAGGTTCAATCGCTCTTTTGCAAGAATCTCGAGCGCACGTCGTTTCTCGTTCCAGTCGATTTCAGCAGCCGTATGCAATCCCAGGTGACGCTCCGGAATGTGCACCGATTGCTGCTGTGGCACCCAGCCAAGAACAGGCGTTGTGCAGTTCCGGACAACGGCATCCGCCAGCAAGCGATAGTGCCCATCGGAAGCGACGCCATTCAGGACGACGCCGGCAAAGCGAAGTTCCGAATCGAACCCTTCGAATCCGCGAATCACGGCGGCGATGCTGCGCGCGCTCTTTGAAGCATCCACGACCAGGATCACCGGCAGCGAGAGGATCTTCGCAATCTCTGCCGAACTGCCACTTTCACCCTCCCTGGAGATGCCATCGAAAAGGCCCATCATGCCCTCGACTATCGCGATCTCCGCATCCGCACTGCCCTCAGCAAACGCTTCGCAAATGCCGTCGCGATCGAGCATCCAGCCATCCAGGTTCAGGGCCGGGCGGCCTGTGACCGCACTCAAGTGCCCAGTATCCAGAAAGTCCGGACCGCATTTGAACGCCTGCACGCAGAATCCGCGAGCGTCCAGGCCTGCGGCGATGGCCAGCGATATCGTTGTCTTCCCCACTCCGCTTGCCGGACCGGCGATGAGAAAGCCTCTCATTGCAATCCCTCGATGCGTCCTTTAACCGGCAATGGCAAGCCTGCAATCATTAGCACGACAGCATCGGCAACA from Acidisarcina sp. encodes the following:
- a CDS encoding cobyrinate a,c-diamide synthase — encoded protein: MRGFLIAGPASGVGKTTISLAIAAGLDARGFCVQAFKCGPDFLDTGHLSAVTGRPALNLDGWMLDRDGICEAFAEGSADAEIAIVEGMMGLFDGISREGESGSSAEIAKILSLPVILVVDASKSARSIAAVIRGFEGFDSELRFAGVVLNGVASDGHYRLLADAVVRNCTTPVLGWVPQQQSVHIPERHLGLHTAAEIDWNEKRRALEILAKERLNLDLLLGPEFQLEAHKVSVSTANAARSAASNITIGVARDAAFCFYYQDNLNLLERAGARLFEFSPLQDAHLPPALDALYLGGGYPELHAEQLSSNAALLEEIRKFAVSGRPVYAECGGMMYLGERLRTSDGQVHTMAGVLPLETEMTEKLVRFGYVEINLLQDCLLGARGTVLRGHSFHHSRCTNTRDIGPAFQARYTLANATDEEGYARANIFASYIHLHFRGAPEIAKRFVVLAKQAASRIAEVR